GCTGAATATGACCCAGCACAGAGACCCGAGTCTCTACTCGACGATCGGTGCGAGCCGTAATCTGGTCAGCAATGTATTGGCCCATACCACAGTTGGCATTGCCCTTGGAAAGACTGACCTGACAACCTGTGGTTCCGGGTAGGGGATCGATCCCTTCCGCCACGACCACGATCGCAAACTTCCGACCCCATTGGTAGCGCAAATCCGTCAGATGGTCACAAATGCCCTCGATCGTGTAGGGAATCTCTGGAATCAGAATCACGTCAGCCCCCCCGGCAATCCCAGCCTGTAAAGCCAGATGGCCTGCTTTCCGACCCATCACCTCCACAATCATCACCCGATCGTGGCTGGCTGCAGTAAAAGTCAACCGATTCAGGGCATCGGTAATGGTATTGACCGCTGTATCAAACCCGATCGCCCGCTCAGTCAACGCCACATCGTTGTCGATCGTTTTGGGGATGCCAACCATTAGCCAGTTCCCTTCCTGGGCCAGGGTATGGAGAATGGATAGGCTACCATCGCCCCCCACGGCAATCAGGGCATCCAGCCCCAGTTCGTGGTACCCCTGGATGATCTGGCTGGCATGGTCCAGGGTATCGCCCCGGTTGATTGTTCCCAAAATAGTTCCCCCCATATTCAACAGGGGATCAATGCCGCGCAAGTCCATGGTGTGCATTCCCAGGACAATGGATTTCC
This portion of the Leptolyngbya sp. 'hensonii' genome encodes:
- a CDS encoding ATP-dependent 6-phosphofructokinase codes for the protein MQKRIGLLTSGGDCPGLNAVIRAVVSHATLTYGWKVLGIPYATEGLMERKSIVLGMHTMDLRGIDPLLNMGGTILGTINRGDTLDHASQIIQGYHELGLDALIAVGGDGSLSILHTLAQEGNWLMVGIPKTIDNDVALTERAIGFDTAVNTITDALNRLTFTAASHDRVMIVEVMGRKAGHLALQAGIAGGADVILIPEIPYTIEGICDHLTDLRYQWGRKFAIVVVAEGIDPLPGTTGCQVSLSKGNANCGMGQYIADQITARTDRRVETRVSVLGHIQRGGIPFALDRLMAAAFGKAAVDLVSQGKSGLMVAWQNGTIVSVPLTEVLAQSPRSVNPKDYLVQTAQSLGIYIGEPNAAQPAEPG